From a single Candidatus Eisenbacteria bacterium genomic region:
- a CDS encoding tetratricopeptide repeat protein, translating to MHRTRAVKAVAPRASGARARGTPAWIPLSIALVTLLAMGPSLQNGFTNWDDPEYVLENPLVRDLSPSGLRAIATSFLDGNYHPLTVLSLALDYRFSGLDPSGYHRTNVAIHVLAALAVFWLVLVLTGSWELSAFVALFHGVHPMHVESVAWVTARKDLLYGLFYFLACASYAIWLRGERRKFLAVAMTVLFFVGSLLSKGMAVTLPLALLAIDFHLGRKWSWKVQVVEKAPFFVLALAFGILAVVAQRAEGAVQEIARFPLHERLLFAAHGLVNYAVRAVVPVHLSAFHPYPVKEGGFLPVGYYLAPLALALLAALVVRSLRRGRTIAFGALFFAINLVLVLQLIPVGSAAVAERYTYVPYVGIGLALGGAALALRGRGEGRAPAARTAARILLAGFVIVLVVLARDRARVWHDSVALWTDVVERYPTLPTAHTHRAWGLQEQGNLEGALADLDRALALDPENEEALSTRGTVHLMRQDFGRARADLDRALRLRPESSAAWNNRGLVRLNQGDTSGAVEDFTRAIELSPRSHEGYLNRAVALGGMKRYPEALSDIDLAVGLMPDNARAHLLRGVTRYEMGDAAGALEAIDTAIRLHPQAAEAYAARAQALERLGRFTEALQDAERARAGGHPLQEEYLETLRRAAATR from the coding sequence ATGCACCGCACCCGCGCCGTCAAGGCCGTGGCACCCCGTGCTTCCGGGGCGCGCGCCCGCGGTACTCCCGCCTGGATCCCCCTTTCGATCGCGCTCGTCACCCTTCTCGCGATGGGTCCGTCCCTCCAGAACGGATTCACGAACTGGGACGATCCGGAGTACGTGCTCGAGAACCCTCTGGTCCGCGATCTCTCGCCGTCCGGACTCCGGGCCATCGCCACCTCGTTCCTCGACGGGAACTATCATCCGCTGACCGTGCTCTCGCTCGCGCTGGACTACCGGTTCTCCGGCCTCGATCCCTCCGGATACCACCGCACGAATGTCGCGATCCACGTGCTGGCCGCGCTCGCGGTGTTCTGGCTCGTCCTCGTCCTGACGGGCTCGTGGGAGCTCTCCGCGTTCGTCGCGCTCTTCCACGGCGTCCACCCGATGCACGTCGAGTCCGTGGCCTGGGTGACCGCGCGAAAGGACCTGCTCTACGGCCTCTTCTACTTCCTCGCCTGCGCGAGCTACGCGATCTGGCTGCGCGGCGAGCGCCGGAAGTTCCTCGCGGTCGCCATGACCGTTCTCTTCTTCGTTGGATCGCTTCTCTCCAAGGGCATGGCCGTCACGCTGCCGCTCGCCCTCCTGGCGATCGACTTCCATCTCGGCCGGAAGTGGAGCTGGAAGGTCCAGGTCGTGGAGAAGGCCCCGTTCTTCGTGCTCGCGCTCGCATTCGGGATCCTCGCCGTGGTGGCCCAGCGCGCCGAGGGCGCCGTGCAGGAGATCGCGCGGTTCCCGCTCCACGAGCGCCTCCTGTTCGCGGCACACGGACTCGTGAACTACGCCGTCCGCGCGGTGGTGCCGGTCCACCTCTCCGCGTTCCATCCCTACCCGGTGAAGGAGGGAGGCTTCCTTCCTGTCGGGTACTACCTCGCCCCCCTCGCGCTGGCGCTCCTCGCGGCGCTCGTCGTCCGGAGCCTTCGCCGCGGAAGGACGATCGCGTTCGGCGCCCTCTTCTTCGCGATCAACCTCGTTCTGGTGCTGCAGCTCATCCCCGTCGGCAGCGCGGCGGTGGCGGAGCGTTACACGTACGTTCCGTACGTCGGGATCGGTCTCGCGCTCGGTGGCGCGGCACTCGCGCTTCGAGGCCGCGGCGAGGGGCGCGCGCCGGCCGCCCGAACCGCCGCGCGCATCCTGCTCGCCGGGTTCGTGATCGTGCTCGTCGTGCTGGCGCGGGACCGGGCGCGCGTGTGGCACGACAGCGTGGCGCTGTGGACGGACGTCGTCGAGCGCTACCCGACGCTCCCGACCGCCCACACCCACCGGGCCTGGGGGCTCCAGGAGCAAGGGAACTTGGAGGGCGCGCTCGCGGACCTCGACCGGGCGCTGGCCCTGGACCCGGAGAACGAGGAGGCGCTCTCGACCCGGGGAACCGTTCACCTGATGCGCCAGGATTTCGGGCGCGCACGCGCGGATCTCGATCGAGCCTTGCGCTTGCGGCCGGAGTCGAGCGCCGCGTGGAACAATCGCGGGCTCGTCCGTCTGAACCAGGGCGACACGAGCGGGGCGGTCGAGGACTTCACCCGCGCGATCGAGCTGAGCCCCCGTTCCCACGAGGGCTACCTGAACCGCGCGGTCGCGCTCGGCGGGATGAAGCGTTATCCCGAGGCTCTCTCGGATATCGACTTGGCCGTCGGGCTCATGCCGGACAACGCGCGCGCGCATCTCCTGCGAGGCGTGACACGGTACGAGATGGGGGACGCGGCGGGTGCCCTGGAAGCGATCGACACGGCGATCCGGCTGCATCCCCAGGCCGCCGAGGCGTACGCCGCGCGCGCCCAGGCGCTGGAGCGCCTCGGGAGATTCACGGAAGCGCTCCAGGACGCAGAGCGTGCGCGTGCCGGCGGGCATCCCCTTCAGGAAGAGTATCTCGAGACGCTTCGCAGGGCCGCCGCCACGCGCTGA